In Aspergillus flavus chromosome 3, complete sequence, one genomic interval encodes:
- a CDS encoding putative sugar transporter → MNQDTTLSQMDAEKKSEEIITRKPSLAEGTVTSHQGANPPDFNQLAINNAIESIGMGRYQWQLMISCGFGFIADQMLLVSISLVMPQASKEFGPRYGTLLSATQYAGLGVGAVVYGLIADLIGRRLAWQTSIFGVSVFTAICAASPNWAALNVFVVLSAFFGGGNLAIDLTVLAESLPRKWAFLLTSLACLWGLGNAITGLIAWPLVVNFCCPAGATPETCTKANNMGWRYLYIILGGLCLIMSVLRTFALGMSESPKWLVSRGELNEAVASINTMSKVNKSTYVMMVDQLRPHEHEDSKSAIKKAASMVGALFQGSKQIRSMICLVILWLLIGIAYPVYTVFLPYYLEAHGATLGDGSTYQTYRDWSISSVVGIWGPILSAFLVQVPFLGRRRSMTLTACACAAFSGAFTTVKNESQNLAFSSMINFWLNALYGIIYGYTPEVMPDAYRGIGCGLTLACGRIASLSAPFIATFGDVTTSVPIWVCCAFFGVIGIVSLVLPFEPGDSS, encoded by the exons ATGAACCAAGACACTACTCTCAGTCAGATGGATGCCGAAAAGAAATCAGAAGAGATAATAACTAGAAAGCCAAGCCTCGCTGAAGGTACTGTAACATCTCACCAGGGAGCCAACCCCCCGGACTTCAACCAGCTCGCTATCAACAATGCAATCGAATCAATCGGAATGGGCCGCTATCAATGGCAGCTGATGATCTCTTGTGGATTTGGATTCATTGCAGATCAG ATGCTTCTTGTCTCCATCAGTCTAGTCATGCCCCAAGCCTCGAAGGAATTCGGCCCTCGATACGGAACACTCCTTTCCGCCACACAATACGCAGGGTTAGGAGTTGGTGCTGTCGTCTATGGGCTTATCGCTGATTTAATTGGCCGTCGTCTAGCGTGGCAGACGTCTATCTTTGGCGTGTCTGTCTTTACTGCCATCTGTGCCGCCTCACCCAACTGGGCTGCGTTGAATGTTTTCGTTGTGCTCTCTGCCTTTTTTGGCGGCGGGAATT TGGCAATTGACCTCACAGTACTTGCAGAGTCTCTACCTCGAAAGTGGGCGTTCCTTCTTACCTCGCTTGCATGTCTCTGGGGGCTTGGAAATGCTATCACTGGACTGATAG CCTGGCCACTTGTGGTGAACTTTTGTTGCCCAGCTGGCGCTACTCCGGAAACGTGTACCAAAGCTAATAACATGGGATGGCGATACCTGTACATCATTCTTGGGGGATTGTGTCTCATAATGTCAGTTCTGCGCACTTTCGCGCTGGGAATGAGCGAGTCCCCCAAGTGGCTTGTATCACGGGGAGAATTGAACGAAGCAGTGGCGTCCATCAATACAATGAGCAAAGTCAACAAATCAACATATGTGATGATGGTTGATCAGTTGCGCCCTCATGAGCATGAAGATTCCAAGAGCGCTATTAAGAAAGCCGCCTCCATGGTTGGCGCATTATTCCAGGGCTCGAAACAGATTCGTTCAATGATATGCTTGGTTATTCTATGGCTACTTATCGGCATCGC ATATCCTGTCTATACCGTGTTTCTCCCATATTACCTTGAAGCGCACGGCGCCACCTTAGGCGATGGAAGCACTTATCAGACCTACCGAGACTGGTCAATCTCCTCGGTAGTCGGAATCTGGGGACCGATTCTAAGTGCATTCCTGGTACAGGTGCCTTTCCTCGGACGTCGACGCTCAATGACACTGACAGCCTGCGCCTGCGCCGCCTTTTCAGGCGCCTTTACTACCGTCAAGAACGAGTCACAGAATCTGGCCTTTTCTAGCATGATTAACTTTTGGCTCAATGCTCTGTACGGCATCATTTACGG GTATACGCCAGAGGTCATGCCAGATGCATATAGGGGCATTGGCTGTGGGCTGACTCTCGCCTGTGGTCGGAttgcttctctttcagcCCCGTTCATCGCGACCTTCGGGGATGTCACGACGTCTGTGCCTATCTGGGTTTGCTGTGCGTTCTTTGGGGTTATTGGGATTGTGTCATTGGTTTTGCCATTCGAACCAGGGGATTCCTCATGa
- a CDS encoding kinase-like domain-containing protein produces the protein MADERIVLPSIAEIEASTDILSDPSRSVKVVRVRERFAVKVGTSIAPLEAENMQFVAANSKIPVIKVHDHFVDPETQKRYIIMDHVPGTDLQKLAPSLPENQKKTVSKRIREAPDELRRYFGNLNRTPYYEGILSTLDHDPSIYGPFENEEQLNQGLLKYLGQRESPHYVRLLRKPIQRTLRGHKTVFTHADLQPKNVIVEQKGVCEDGSPEYQITLIDWSLAGWYPEYWDYCNSTVYCQGKPEWLELVPDIFDEYPVEYLMMRIFYTSIFY, from the exons ATGGCTGACGAGAGAATTGTGCTTCCGAGCATCGCCGAGATCGAAGCATCAACCGATATCCTCAGCGACCCCAGCAGATCCGTCAAGGTTGTCCGAGTAAGAGAGCGCTTCGCGGTCAAAGTGGGCACCTCCATTGCGCCGCTAGAAGCAGAGAATATGCAGTTTGTGGCTGCTAACAGCAAGATCCCTGTCATAAAAGTCCATGATCATTTTGTCGATCCGGAGACCCAGAAACGATACATAATCATGGATCATGTCCCCGGTACCGATCTGCAGAAGTTAGCGCCGTCTCTTCCGgaaaaccagaagaagacggtcaGCAAACGCATTAGAGAGGCACCTGATGAACTGCGAC GGTATTTTGGGAACTTGAACCGCACGCCTTACTACGAGGGCATTCTCTCCACCCTTGATCACGACCCGAGCATATATGGTCCCTTTGAAAACGAGGAACAATTGAACCAAGGCCTTTTAAAATACCTAGGGCAAAGGGAGTCGCCGCATTACGTTCGCCTGCTTCGTAAACCGATCCAACGTACACTTAGGGGACACAAAACCGTCTTCACCCATGCGGATCTCCAGCCGAAGAACGTGATAGTTGAACAGAAAGGAGTGTGTGAAGATGGAAGTCCAGAGTATCAAATAACCCTAATTGACTGGAGTCTGGCTGGCTGGTATCCCGAATACTGGGACTATTGCAATTCAACGGTCTACTGCCAGGGAAAACCCGAGTGGCTTGAACTAGTCCCGGATATCTTCGATGAGTATCCAGTAGAATACCTCATGATGCGAATCTTCTACACATCAATTTTTTACTGA
- a CDS encoding putative MFS transporter, which produces MMGLDTMASEKEAAGGRVSSSHYDLETSKPGIEQLELIADPDDGLSEEEKAKIDRRLLRKLDMRLIPWLSLLYLASFLDRTNIGNAKIDGLQEALHMTDGQYNASLTIFFVSYSIFEPLTNVLLKRTLPSIFIPTIIVLWGICMTTMGLVHNFSGLMAARWFLGLAEAGLFPGISYYLSCWYKRSEFGIRMAIFFSAAALAGSFGGLLAAAIAKMDRVGGKDGWAWIFILEGLATVVIGVFSFWLVYDFPDKAKFLSDVDRIRVMRRLALDQQSSTAKEHEWKSSYMWDSLKDHKTWLGAIIYMGADGALYAFSLFVPTIIKELRLGYSSTRAQLLSVPPYACAAIITVSVGYIADRTGQRGIYNILASILGIVGFAMLLGTNSPGVKYAGVFLGAMGIYPCIANTIAWVSNNVEGIYKRGVTIGIMIGWGNLNGIMSSNIYRSADAPNYYPGHGTVLAYLTLFLFVGSVAEYFLLRRENRKRRRGDRDHRVEGLTPEEIQQLGDKRPDFIYTI; this is translated from the exons ATGATGGGCTTGGATACCATGGCATCCGAGAAGGAGGCAGCTGGTGGAAGGGTTTCTAGTAGTCATTATGACCTAGAAACCTCAAAGCCAGGTATCGAGCAACTTGAGTTGATTGCTGACCCTGATGATGGCTTAtctgaagaggagaaggcaAAAATA GATCGACGCTTGCTGAGGAAGTTAGATATGCGACTTATCCCTTGGCTGTCGTTACTCTATCTAGCATCTTTCCTTGACCGCACAAATATTGGAAATGCAAAGATTGATGGTCTCCAAGAAGCACTTCATATGACCGACGGTCAATACAACGCTTCGCtgaccatcttcttcgtctcctATTCTATTTTTGAACCTCTCACTAACGTGCTGCTTAAACGGACACTACCTAGTATCTTCATCCCAACAATCATCGTTCTCTGG GGCATTTGCATGACAACAATGGGGCTTGTACACAACTTTTCCGGCCTTATGGCTGCACGATGGTTCCTTGGATTAGCGGAAGCTGGTCTTTTCCCGGGCATCAGCTACTATCTTTCCTGCTGGTATAAACGATCTGAATTTGGTATTCGTATGGCCATATTCttttctgctgctgcattAGCGGGCTCGTTTGGCGGCCTTCTGGCAGCCGCCATTGCCAAGATGGATAGGGTGGGTGGGAAGGATGGCTGGGCCTGGATCTTCATCCTAGAGGGTCTCGCAACCGTTGTCATTGGggtgttttctttctggctGGTGTACGACTTCCCGGACAAAGCTAAATTCCTATCTGATGTGGACCGAATCCGCGTGATGCGACGTCTAGCTCTAGACCAGCAATCCAGTACTGCAAAGGAGCACGAGTGGAAATCCTCATATATGTGGGACAGCCTGAAAGACCATAAAACTTGGCTTGGTGCTATTATCTACATGGGTGCTGATGGAGCATTGTATGCTTTTTCATTGTTCGTACCAACCATTATCAAAGAACTA AGATTAGGCTACTCATCTACACGTGCACAGCTTCTCAGTGTGCCTCCTTATGCTTGCGCTGCTATCATAACAGTCTCGGTTGGCTACATAGCCGATCGCACGGGTCAAAGAGGAATATATAACATTCTCGCATCTATCTTGGGAATAGTTGGTTTCGCAATGCTACTAGGCACGAATTCGCCCGGTGTTAAATATGCGGGAGTCTTCCTTGGAGCTATGGGCATTTATCCCTGCATTGCTAATACCATTGCCTGGGTCAGCAACAACGTAGAGG gCATATATAAACGTGGTGTTACCATCGGAATCATGATCGGATGGGGAAACCTAAACGGTATCATGTCCTCTAACATATATCGCAGTGCCGATGCACCAAATTATTATCCCGGTCACGGTACGGTTCTGGCGTACTTAactctctttttgtttgttggATCAGTTGCAGAATACTTTCTACTAAGGAGGGAAAATCGAAAGCGCCGACGTGGCGATAGGGACCATCGTGTTGAGGGATTAACTCCTGAGGAAATTCAACAGCTCGGTGACAAGAGGCCTGACTTTATCTACACGATATAG
- a CDS encoding putative Zn(II)2Cys6 transcription factor has product MSTDDYRPPKRARQACDPCRRKKSRCPGERPVCSYCDRLGQQCVYSDSVELGPGATEMARRLENVEGRLEELISSLSNSRQTMTPVTVQMESGSRDEHAGDSRRDPDNQSSISRAAQVYLSFCNYQPLPLFDPENFVETIATRDPELILAIQAISLRFEREVEVGEARILEYAKNARSMIMDRINNGNLELSTLQTLCLLAMFEFSVGHTIQAGLTLNMADYLAQSVSITGEVLANIQTDADEKRRCYWSIYMLRHLQGDGIQTSRLISGVHTPFNTGSGLSPKYTPPSIREPRGSNTKEDLGLVSYTIQLSEVWALAMNYAATKVDPVSLPPWFPESDYSVVSFRHTEFDSLVPLKYRYHAENIQNHSLQELNQRRDFWGPWLFVQIMFETIPCLLNHPFLLSMRLRSFRHTMPHSFIRQSFENITLHASWILHLIDLVDHKGFEICDPILAHCVVIVATIHLQHSFVDDQGLRDTARNGYNKCVRFLQPLGERWPHVRNMMQKLHRLREGVSTSTNSQSWSNNAKLLWELLVYDRASSSQSSNDFFGATLSDPNARHTASRFMTPDPDFPLVGSAGISGHKTVAKEVVAYPPESVSTPPASFTSGPDMHQVPSAEPFGLIGTPAEGMLNDNLFLAPESYGRAIEDWWNFTSS; this is encoded by the exons ATGTCGACTGATGACTACCGACCGCCCAAACGTGCCCGCCAAGCCTGTGATCCATGCCG GCGAAAAAAGTCACGCTGTCCAGGCGAGAGACCAGTCTGCTCGTACTGTGATCGGCTGGGGCAACAATGCGTGTATTCTGACTCTGTAGAATTAGGCCCTGGCGCAACTGAAATG GCGAGGCGGCTGGAAAATGTAGAGGGGAGGTTGGAAGAATTGATAAGTAGTTTGAG TAACTCTAGACAGACAATGACGCCGGTAACTGTTCAAATGGAGTCTGGCTCACGAGATGAGCACGCTGGAGACTCAAGAAGAGATCCTGATAACCAGAGCTCAATCTCGAGAGCGGCTCAAGTATATCTCAGCTTCTGTAATTATCAACCACTTCCCTTATTTGATCCGGAGAATTTCGTCGAAACCATCGCTACTCGAGACCCCGAACTTATCCTTGCAATTCAGGCTATCAGTCTGCGGTTCGAACGCGAAGTAGAAGTTGGGGAAGCACGTATCCTGGAATATGCCAAAAATGCTCGCTCCATGATAATGGACCGGATCAACAATGGCAACTTGGAGCTCTCGACTTTACAAACGCTTTGTCTACTCGCTATGTTCGAATTCTCAG TGGGACATACCATCCAGGCAGGATTGACATTGAACATGGCGGATTATCTAGCACAAAGCGTCAGCATTACTGGTGAAGTTCTGGCCAACATTCAAACAGATGCGGACGAAAAGCGTCGCTGCTATTGGAGCATTTATATGCTGCGGCATCTCCAAGGAGACGGGATTCAAACAAGTCGACTTATATCAGGCGTTCACACGCCCTTCAATACTGGATCGGGGTTATCGCCTAAATACACCCCACCGTCAATCAGAGAACCACGAGGATCAAATACAAAAGAGGACCTTGGTCTCGTCTCCTACACTATCCAACTGAGTGAGGTGTGGGCCCTAGCAATGAACTACGCTGCCACCAAAGTTGACCCagtctctcttcctccctgGTTCCCCGAATCCgattactccgtagtttCCTTTCGACATACTGAGTTCGATAGTCTTGTCCCACTCAAATACCGGTACCACGCAGAGAATATACAAAATCACAGTTTACAGGAGCTAAATCAGCGTCGTGACTTCTGGGGTCCCTGGCTTTTTGTCCAGATTATGTTCGAAACAATTCCGTGCTTACTGAATCACCCATTCTTACTATCGATGAGATTGCGAAGCTTCAGACATACCATGCCTCACTCTTTCATTCGGCAGTCATTCGAGAACATTACCCTCCACGCGAGTTGGATTCTTCACTTGATTGACCTTGTAGATCATAAAGGGTTTGAGATCTGCGATCCGATCTTGGCCCATTGTGTAGTTATTGTCGCTACAATACATCTTCAACACAGCTTTGTCGATGACCAAGGGCTGCGAGATACGGCGAGGAACGGCTATAATAAATGTGTGCGTTTTCTCCAGCCATTGGGAGAGCGATGGCCCCATGTCAGAAATATG ATGCAAAAATTACATCGCCTACGGGAAGGCGTTTCCACAAGCACAAACAGCCAGTCGTGGTCCAACAACGCAAAACTCCTGTGGGAATTACTCGTCTATGACCGGGCCAGCAGCTCCCAATCTTCTAATGATTTCTTTGGAGCAACACTATCCGACCCTAACGCCAGACATACAGCCTCTAGATTCATGACTCCGGATCCAGACTTTCCTCTCGTTGGGTCGGCAGGGATATCTGGCCACAAGACAGTGGCCAAAGAAGTCGTTGCGTATCCGCCGGAGTCTGTTTCAACTCCACCAGCCTCTTTTACATCCGGACCGGATATGCATCAGGTTCCATCTGCGGAGCCTTTCGGTTTGATAGGAACACCAGCGGAAGGGATGCTGAATGATAATCTGTTTCTGGCACCGGAGAGCTATGGAAGGGCAATTGAGGATTGGTGGAATTTTACTTCTTCATAG
- a CDS encoding FAD dependent oxidoreductase yields MANKTSPKTDTILIIGAGVFGLSTALELSSRGYKNITVLDRYPPPVPDGSSVDISRIIRSEYADPVYSQMAQEALKGWKSEYKDHYHHTGFVMLSETASNPYIKKSLDIIHAQGRTLKEFVNGNGLKEMYPDLHADLSSLRAYHNPEGGWADAEGSIRHLSHRCSQAGVSFVTGPRGTVLSLRTQGSRVVGVNVASGDFIPANQVILSTGAWSNLLLDVTHTASASGQPVGFIQLSPEEARSIAKTPVMINLSSGIFCFPPTPGTNILKVARHSYGFATSIRSVATNRTVSSPKLGSNNADKSFLPQEADKALRDGLRQLIPRFADRPWSNRRLCWYTDTPEGDFVVDYHPQMDGLFVAIGGAGHGFKFLPVLGRYIADRYENCAPEALRQKWRLRLPDGSGDLKIGDGSRGGPPLRMLSAEEQSKL; encoded by the exons ATGGCAAACAAAACTTCGCCCAAGACAGACACTATTCTCATCATAGGCGCAGGCGTCTTTGGTCTATCAACGGCACTTGAATTGAGCTCGCGCGGGTACAAAAATATTACTGTTCTCGACCGCTATCCACCTCCAGTCCCAGATGGTAGCAGTGTCGACATTTCTCGAATTATCCGATCCGAATATGCTGACCCCGTGTATTCCCAAATGGCTCAAGAGGCTCTCAAGGGTTGGAAATCGGAGTACAAAGACCACTATCACCATACAGGATTTGTCATGCTATCGGAGACAGCGTCAAATCCTTACATTAAAAAATCACTAGACATTATTCATGCTCAAGGCCGGACACTGAAAGAGTTTGTGAATGGGAATGGCCTGAAAGAGATGTATCCGGATCTCCACGCGGACCTCAGTAGTCTTCGGGCATATCATAACCCTGAAGGTGGCTGGGCGGATGCTGAGGGAAGTATTCGTCATTTAAGTCACAGATGTAGCCAGGCGGGTGTATCCTTCGTGACTGGGCCACGGGGAACAGTTCTCTCATTACGGACACAGGGGTCCCGTGTTGTCGGTGTGAATGTGGCCAGTGGTGACTTTATTCCTGCAAATCAGGTTATCCTTAGTACCGGCGCATGGTCGAATTTGCTTCTGGATGTGACCCATACAGCATCAGCGTCAGGCCAACCTGTAGGCTTCATCCAACTCAGCCCCGAAGAGGCCCGCAGTATCGCGAAGACACCTGTGATGATCAACTTATCAAGTGGCATATTCTGTTTCCCGCCAACACCGGGAACGAACATTCTCAAAGTTGCCCGGCACAGCTACGGCTTTGCAACTTCCATCCGTTCCGTTGCTACGAATCGAACGGTGTCCTCGCCGAAGTTGGGTTCCAATAACGCCGATaaatctttccttcctcagGAGGCGGACAAAGCCCTACGAGACGGTCTTCGGCAGCTCATACCACGCTTCGCCGATCGTCCCTGGTCGAATCGTCGTCTGTGTTGGTATACGGACACCCCAGAGGGTGACTTTGTTGTTGACTATCATCCTCAGATGGATGGGCTTTTTGTTGCTATCGGAGGAGCTGGACA TGGTTTCAAATTCCTACCTGTTCTTGGTCGGTACATAGCCGACCGCTATGAAAATTGTGCCCCCGAGGCCCTCCGACAGAAATGGAGGCTTCGTTTGCCCGATGGCAGTGGAGATTTGAAGATTGGGGACGGAAGCCGGGGAGGACCCCCCTTACGGATGTTGTCCGCTGAAGAACAGAGTAAATTGTAA
- a CDS encoding splicing factor 3b, subunit 1 (U2 snRNP component prp10) has protein sequence MSDSDFEAVRRLQAERNAAAAGKKGSRTFDPSSQRTDNSTKASLTESFDTTLYEREGADRFSGYDTSIAVNGDDEEMEDADGGHRLVGQYTATKSQMDEFAHGNGVEEEDILLGREKAARIADRETDYQKRRFNRGPLTPTRADPFAANTHANVEGEGQTYREVMALRELEKEEERVQKLIAEKQASGENGVAEHEATLKLEDKENTDAGSTVTVATGRKRKQRWDVTSESTEAAPEAPEPQETKKKSRWDQTPSLPVPGAAEEAPKRRSRWDQAPSITSATPVGNQGLATPMHPSQVGAALIPTSFGTDISGRNAPLSDEELDMMLPGEADGYKILDPPPGYAPIRNPARKLMSTPAPMASATGVGGFMMQEPESARALGKQLPTEIPGVGDLQFFKPEDMAYFGKLMEGGDESVMSVDELKERKIMRLLLKVKNGTPPMRKTALRQLTDNARQFGAGPLFNQILPLLMEKSLEDQERHLLVKVIDRVLYKLDDLVRPYVHKILVVIEPLLIDQDYYARVEGREIISNLAKAAGLATMISTMRPDIDHVDEYVRNTTARAFAVVASALGIPALLPFLRAVCRSKKSWQARHTGVKIVQQIPILMGCAILPHLKGLVDCIADNLSDEQAKVRTVTALAVAALAEAANPYGIESFDEILNPLWTGARKQRGKGLAAFLKAVGYIIPLMDEEYANYYTSQIMEILLREFSSPDEEMKKVVLKVVSQCASTDGVTAGYLKEHVLTDFFKSFWVRRMALDRRNYRQVVDTTVDLGQKVGVGEILERVVNNLKDESEPYRKMTVETVEKLIAALGAADISERLEERLIDGVLYAFQEQSIEDIVILNGFGTAVNALGTRCKPYLPQIVSTILWRLNNKSATVRQQAADLISRIAMVMKQCGEDALMGKLGIVLYEYLGEEYPEVLGSILGALRSIVTVVGINQMQPPIRDLLPRLTPILRNRHEKVQENTIDLVGRIADRGPESVNAREWMRICFELLDMLKAHKKGIRRAANNTFGFIAKAIGPQDVLATLLNNLRVQERQSRVCTAVAIGIVAETCAPFTVLPALMNEYRVPELNVQNGVLKAMSFLFEYIGEMAKDYVYAVTPLLEDALIDRDQVHRQTAASVVKHIALGVVGLGCEDAMVHLLNLVFPNIFETSPHVIDRVIEAIDAIRMAVGTGVVMNYVWAGLFHPARKVRTPYWRLYNDAYVQSADAMIPYYPTLEDDGLERSELSIIV, from the exons ATGTCTGACT CCGATTTCGAAGCCGTCCGGAGGCTCCAAGCTGAGCGGAATGCCGCTGCAGCTGGAAAAAAAGGTTCTAGGACCTTTGATCCGTCTAGCCAGCGCACTGACAACTCGACCAAGGCCTCCCTGACTGAATCCTTCGACACCACCCTTTACGAACGCGAAGGCGCCGACAGGTTTTCGGGCTACGACACTTCGATCGCCGTCAatggtgatgacgaggagatggaggatgcGGATGGTGGCCACCGTCTGGTGGGACAGTATACCGCAACCAAGAGTCAGATGGATGAATTCGCCCATGGTAATggagtggaggaggaggacatCCTTCTCGGCCGCGAGAAGGCGGCGAGGATTGCAGACCGCGAGACAGACTACCAAAAGCGCCGATTCAACCGTGGCCCTTTGACCCCCACCAGAGCGGACCCTTTCGCTGCGAACACTCATGCGAACGTTGAGGGAGAGGGCCAGACGTATCGTGAAGTCATGGCTCTGCGTGAgcttgaaaaagaagaagagcgtgTTCAGAAGCTGATCGCTGAAAAACAGGCCAGTGGCGAGAACGGTGTCGCAGAACATGAGGCCACATTGAAGTTggaggacaaagaaaacactgACGCCGGCTCGACCGTCACCGTTGCTACGGGACGCAAGCGCAAGCAACGATGGGATGTGACTTCCGAGTCGACCGAAGCAGCTCCCGAGGCTCCCGAGCCTCAggagacaaagaagaaatcacGCTGGGATCAAACACCCTCCcttcctgttcctggcgcCGCCGAAGAAGCACCTAAACGTCGATCGCGATGGGACCAGGCACCTTCTATCACATCAGCCACACCCGTTGGCAACCAGGGGCTCGCAACCCCCATGCATCCTTCACAAGTAGGTGCGGCGCTGATTCCAACCAGCTTTGGAACTGATATCTCTGGCCGCAATGCCCCCTTGTCGGATGAGGAACTTGACATGATGCTTCCGGGCGAGGCCGATGGCTACAAAATCCTTGACCCCCCTCCGGGATACGCGCCAATCCGAAACCCTGCAAGGAAACTTATGTCGACTCCAGCTCCCATGGCCAGCGCGACGGGTGTCGGGGGCTTCATGATGCAAGAACCTGAAAGCGCACGTGCCTTGGGAAAACAGCTCCCAACAGAAATTCCAGGAGTCGGCGATCTTCAGTTCTTCAAGCCCGAGGATATGGCATACTTTGGAAAGCTTATGGAAGGTGGAGACGAGAGCGTGATGTCCGTGGACGAGCTGAAGGAGCGGAAGATCATGAGGCTACTGTTGAAGGTCAAGAACGGCACACCACCAATGAGAAAGACTGCCCTGCGTCAACTCACAGATAACGCACGTCAATTTGGGGCCGGCCCCTTGTTCAACCAGATCCTTCCGTTGCTCATGGAGAAGTCGCTTGAGGACCAAGAGCGCCACTTGTTGGTCAAGGTTATTGATCGTGTTCTCTACAAgctggatgatcttgtccgCCCCTACGTGCATAAGATTCTCGTCGTCATTGAGCCATTGCTTATTGACCAGGATTATTATGCTCGTGTCGAAGGTAGAGAGATCATCTCCAATCTAGCAAAGGCAGCAGGTCTTGCTACCATGATTAGTACCATGCGTCCCGATATCGACCATGTCGATGAGTATGTCAGAAACACAACCGCACGAGCATTCGCTGTGGTCGCCTCGGCACTTGGTATTCCCgctctcctccccttcctccgTGCTGTGTGTCGCAGTAAGAAGTCTTGGCAGGCAAGACACACTGGTGTTAAGATTGTCCAGCAAATCCCCATTCTTATGGGTTGTGCTATTCTTCCTCATTTGAAGGGTCTGGTGGACTGCATTGCCGACAATCTTAGCGATGAGCAAGCCAAGGTCCGAACTGTTACCGCACTAGCAGTAGCAGCCTTAGCTGAGGCCGCTAACCCGTACGGTATCGAAAGCTTCGATGAGATCCTCAATCCTCTTTGGACGGGTGCTAGGAAGCAGCGTGGTAAAGGTCTGGCTGCATTTCTCAAGGCTGTTGGATATATTATTCCTCTCATGGACGAAGAGTATGCCAATTACTATACCAGTcagatcatggagatccTACTCCGAGAGTTCTCTTCCCCAgatgaggagatgaagaaggttgttCTTAAAGTAGTGTCTCAGTGCGCCAGCACTGATGGTGTGACAGCCGGCTACCTGAAAGAGCATGTTTTGACCGACTTCTTTAAGAGCTTCTGGGTAAGGCGCATGGCCCTTGACAGGAGGAACTACCGCCAAGTTGTCGATACCACTGTCGACCTTGGACAAAAGGTTGGCGTCGGTGAGATCCTCGAACGCGTCGTCAACAACCTGAAAGACGAGAGCGAGCCTTACCGGAAGATGACGGTGGAAACCGTTGAGAAACTCATTGCAGCCCTGGGAGCGGCAGATATTTCCGAGAGGTTGGAGGAGAGACTCATCGACGGTGTTCTCTACGCCTTCCAGGAGCAGAGCATTGAGGATATTGTAATTCTGAACGGGTTTGGAACAGCGGTCAATGCACTTGGTACTCGTTGCAAGCCGTATCTTCCACAGATCGTCAGTACCATTCTTTGGCGATTGAACAACAAGTCCGCTACTGTGCGTCAGCAGGCTGCAGACCTGATTTCTCGCATTGCAATGGTTATGAAGCAGTGTGGGGAGGATGCACTAATGGGTAAGCTTGGTATTGTACTCTACGAGTACCTGGGTGAAGAATACCCAGAGGTCCTTGGTTCCATTCTGGGTGCTCTACGTTCCATTGTGACCGTTGTCGGTATTAATCAGATGCAACCACCCATTCGAGACTTGCTTCCTCGTCTTACACCCATCCTGCGTAACCGTCATGAAAAGGTCCAGGAAAACACCATCGATCTTGTCGGTCGTATTGCGGACCGTGGTCCCGAGTCTGTCAATGCTCGCGAATGGATGCGTATTTGTTTCGAGTTGCTTGACATGTTGAAGGCACACAAGAAGGGTATCCGTCGTGCGGCAAACAACACTTTTGGTTTCATCGCCAAGGCAATTGGTCCTCAGGATGTTCTCGCAACACTGCTTAACAACCTACGTGTGCAGGAGCGTCAGTCACGTGTTTGTACTGCTGTCGCCATCGGTATCGTGGCTGAAACGTGTGCTCCGTTCACTGTGCTTCCAGCTCTGATGAACGAATACCGCGTACCTGAATTGAACGTCCAAAACGGTGTCTTGAAGGCCATGTCCTTTTTGTTCGAATACATCGGCGAGATGGCTAAAGACTACGTTTATGCCGTTACGCCCCTTCTCGAGGATGCTCTTATTGATAGAGACCAGGTGCATCGCCAGACTGCAGCCAGCGTTGTCAAGCACATTGCTTTGGGTGTGGTCGGTCTCGGATGTGAAGATGCAATGGTCCACCTTCTCAACTTAGTATTCCCCAACATCTTCGAAACCAGTCCTCACGTTATCGACCGTGTTATCGAAGCCATTGATGCTATTCGGATGGCCGTTGGCACGGGAGTGGTCATGAACTACGTCTGGGCAGGCCTGTTTCACCCTGCCCGCAAAGTCCGTACACCATACTGGCGGCTTTACAACGATGCTTATGTGCAAAGCGCGGATGCAATGATTCCATATTATCCAActttggaagatgatggctTGGAGAGATCTGAATTGTCcataatagtttaa